A segment of the Prochlorococcus sp. RS04 genome:
TTTTTATCAAATAATAATTTTAAAGAGACCTTGTCTAAAAACCATAAAAAAAGGCCTCACATATGTGTGGCCGGGTGATGGGGAACCTTATTTTTAAACCAATTTCTTAAAAAATGCAACCCCCTATCTATAGCGCTAACTAACTCATTTTCATACACTACAGATAGTGCTTTAATTATTTTCTTGTATATAAATTCAAAAATTCTAAAAAAATTTTGTAATCTAAGAGATTATGAGTAAAAATCCTATTTTAGGATTTCAAATGTTTTTGGGTAATTTTACTTGTTAAAAATATCCTGCACAGTATCATTCGTAAGAACTTTGCTAGTAAAAAGCTTTAATGATTGAATTAACTTTACTAACTCTTTTAAATTATGTTGGGGATAATTTCTGTGAGTATAGAAATCTAGGTCATGATAACTATAAATCTTTACTTCTTTCCTACAGTGATGCAAGTAATAAGTTTGGACCATTAGAAGTTAAAAAGGTCATTGAGAAGTCAGATAATTTTAAAGTTACGGCTGTTGCTATTGCTGCAATAAAATGCCCTCAGCATATAGTTAAGTAATGAAGTTTGAATTAAAAACTGAAAATAATAATTATTCAAAATCAATTTCAGTATTTTTCGGTATATTTTTTTTTCTCACTTTAATAATAATCCTTTGTGATGTTGCTCTCAAATTAGGAATTATATCTAGAAATCATAAAATCGAATACAACTGTAGGCTTCTATCTGTTGAAAAATCTAAACCTCATTTTAAGAAATTATCTAGGATTTCTAATTTGAAAAGTAAACAACAAATTTGGGAATTTTGCAGGGAGGTTATTAAATAATAGTTAGCTAGATGCTGATGAATAGAACTTTAATGCAAATAACCAGAACTTTCTTGAAGTTATAAGAAATACTGAAGCAACAATAACTTCAAGCAATATTTTCCACGATTGAGAAAGTCCAAGAAAAACTTCAGAAGGAATTGTAGTAATAAAAGCAATAGGAATGAAAATACTAAAAAAAACTCTTAAAGAAAATGAAAATGAATTTAGAGGAAATCTTCCAATATAAAGAAATGATCTTAATACTTCTATTGCATTCCAAGTCTTAACAAACCAAATAGTAGTAGTAGAGATAAAAAACCATATGCTATATAAAATACAAACCGAGCAGCTTATCGTAATCAAGGATAGGGTCAGAAAACTTAAACTTAAATTTATTTGATTTATTCTTATGCAGAAGAGCAACAAGAAAAATCCAAGCATTATTTCTAAAAATCCAGATGGATTTATTTTTTTTAACGAAATAAAAAATTGACTATCAATAGGTTTTAAAAGTACGAAGTCTAATGTTCCTTCTCTTATGTGTTTAACTATTTCTGTAAGATTAGGGTTGAACCATGTATTTGTTATTCCATTCAAAATTGTATAAATAGCTTGGATTATTAGTACCTGTTCAAATTTCCACCCTCCAATATAGCCACTATTTTGAAAAAAAATAGATAATAGAAAAATGCTACCTACTAAACTTAAAATTGCAGTAAATAGATCAATTAATATATTTGTTTTATACTCCAACTCGGAAGCTAAAGAAGTGTGTAAGAATTTTTTATAAACTTTTAGATATTTTCTTAAATTCATGACCCCATTGCGGTATATTTTTTCGTTCCTTCAAACCAGATTTTCTTAAATAATGGGAAAAGTAAAAAAATCCATAGGATTTGCATACTTAAGCCTCCACTAATATTTGTTTCATTGCCTGACAGTAAGTTCGCAGGGAAATCAATTAGATATGGAAAAGGAGTCAAATAAATCCATGATTTAACATATGTAGGAAATGAAACTACTGGTGCTAGAAGACCTGAGAGAAATAAAGTTGGAATAAATAACAATCTTTCTATAGATGATGCTTTCTCCGTCCAGAAACATAGACATGCAACTATTGACTGAATTAAAAATTGAATCAAGAAGGATAAGAAAGTAGATACTATCGATAAGAGTAAAATACCTAAATTTGGTATCCATATACTTTCTGGATTAAAAATAAAAAAGAAAAATGCGATTATTAGTGCGAAAGGGAATCTTGTTATTTGTTCAGCAAGATGTTGTGCAAGATATCTGAAAAATGGATTTAAAGGTTGGATTAAATACGGAGATACTTTCCCAAGAAGAGAATCCTCTTCAAAACTAAATACAACCCAAACTACAGAAAACTGTCTTACAAAAAAAGCACATAAGAAATACCTAGAAAGCAATACATCACTTATGTTTATGGATTCATTTAGATTATTGTTTGTCCAAATATTTAACATGAAAAAAGGAATAATCCCTGAAATTGCCCATAATGCAATTTCTACCCTATATTCCAACATGTTTGAATATTGGACTTTTAATAAGGTGAACATTTTACGTTTAATTAAATTAGATAGCATAATCTTTTTTTATTAATACCTTCCCAATAACTTCATCTATGGGTGGCTCATTTATAAAAAGATCTTCAATATCAAAATTATTTAGGATGGTTTTTAGTGAAGAGGTAATAGAATTGTTTTCAATTTTTATAGTGATTTCATTCTTTATTTTATTTTTAACAGTAAAACCTGAATTTTCTAGTTTAATTGCATCCTCTTCTGAGCGACAAACTATTAATATTTCTTTGACAGGAGAAAGTTTTTTTAATAACTGGTCAAGTTTTCCATCATATGATATTGCCCCTTCTTGTACACATATAACTCTTTTGCATAGAGATGTAATATCTTTCATGTAATGACTGGTTAGGCATATCGTTGCATTAGTTTCTTTATTATATTTTTGAAGGAATTTTCTTAAATTTCTCTGTGCATTAATATCTAATCCAAGTGTGGGCTCGTCTAAAAATAGAATATTTGGTTCATGTATCAAAGCTGCTAGTAATTCTGATTTCATACGCTGACCTAATGAAAGTTTTCTAACAGGTATGAATAGCTCTTGATCAATTTCCAGCATTTCTGATAGTTTTTTTATTCTCTTTTTAGCTTCGAATTTATCTAAGTCATATATTGAGGCATTCAAATAGAATGATTCAATTGGCGGAAGATCCCAAATAAGCTGTTGCTTTTGTCCCATTATTAAGGTGATATTCTTCAGGAAATTTTCTTTTCTTCTGAAAGGTAAGTAGCCTGAAACCAATATCGAACCTTCACTTGGATAAATTAAGCCACAAAGCATTTTTAATATTGTTGTTTTCCCTGCTCCATTTGCACCTAGAAAACCAACTATTTCTCCTTCTTTAATTTCAAAACTTATATCTTTTATAACTTTTAAACTTTTTGTTTGTCTTCTAAAAAAATGTTTAATTGTCCCTTTTAAGCCTGGTTCTTTGGAAGAGATGTCAAATGACTTAGATAAATTTCTTACATCGATAATATTTTGTACCATTTAAATTTTTAATTACTGAAATTTTATATTTAAATAAATTGTTTAATTACTTTCATTTTAGAAAATTTTTTAATCACTTAAAAAATATCTTTAAACGATACAACCAGCCATATAAAAAAGTTAATTGGATTAAGTAAATCGCTTACCTTATTTTTATTTTCATAATTTAATCCTCTTAAAAAATCATATATAAAATTACTATTCACTTTTTTATAATTATTTTTTTTAATTACATTACCATTTTCGTCGAGAAGATCGATTTCATCCTCAAAAAACCATTGTTCTTTTCCATTAGATAATTGCAAGACAACTCCAATACCTTTGCCATCAGTTATTCTGAAATCACTTATCTTACCCAATGAAGAAACATTAATCGCATCAATAGTTTCTTTAGTAAGTCTATCCTTAGATAGTTGTAGGTTAACTTGAACAGAATTTCCTATTTTAACCTTATCTAAAATTGACATTTTTAGGTTATTATACTTAGTGATAAAGGATTTATGTGATTAATTCAGAATTATTGATTTTTTTCAATAATTACGATTTTTTTAAAACAGCTTCAAGGATTCTTTTAATTGAAATTGTTAGTACTCTCAAAAATACAAAAAACAGACCTAACCAACCTAATATGACAGCTATTGATAACATGTTTGAACCCAAATCACGCTGTAGAAAATTCTGCATATAATTATTAATTATTCTAAATTATATAAATTTTACTCTACTTTATTAAATTACTTTTTAAAGCTGTAAATGTTTAAAATTCAGATTTTTTAAATTCTTTTTCTTTGACTTATTTAATAGATATGATTTGTGAGTTAAGATTCATATAGAAAAATATTTTAATATTTTGGACCTATCTTTGAATTCATACATTGGAATACTTTTTATCATTACTGGCCTAATAGTTAGGGTTGACTTGAAATTCTCTATTGAAAAAGATTTCAAATAATTTTTAATAAACTCTTTTTAGTTAAGACTTTATAATCTTTACTTTTATAATTTCTGTAACTTCTGCAAAAAACTAAAAAAAGCAGCTTTGAAGCTGCTTCTAAATGGTGGCGGGGGGGAGATTTGAACTTCCGACCTTCGGGTTATGAGCCCGACGAGCTACCAGACTGCTCTACCCCGCGACATATACATAGCATACATCTGAAAGGGTTATTTTTTCCTGTTTTTTAGGATTCTTGGAATTTTACTTTACCTTTAACTTCAAGTCGCACTCCTTCAGAAAAATTAAACACCTTTTCTTCGATGTCTTGAATTCTTAAGTCAGATATCCACTCTAACTGTTTTAATAAGTGAAGACTAACAGCATGCTTTGCTCTTTTTGAACCGTCTTCTACTTTTAAAGCTAAACCTATACCTTCATTTACTTTACATAAACACTGTATTCCCTCAGCTCCACCTTTGCCTATAACGTTCCCATGAGAAGCTTTA
Coding sequences within it:
- a CDS encoding ABC transporter ATP-binding protein; translated protein: MVQNIIDVRNLSKSFDISSKEPGLKGTIKHFFRRQTKSLKVIKDISFEIKEGEIVGFLGANGAGKTTILKMLCGLIYPSEGSILVSGYLPFRRKENFLKNITLIMGQKQQLIWDLPPIESFYLNASIYDLDKFEAKKRIKKLSEMLEIDQELFIPVRKLSLGQRMKSELLAALIHEPNILFLDEPTLGLDINAQRNLRKFLQKYNKETNATICLTSHYMKDITSLCKRVICVQEGAISYDGKLDQLLKKLSPVKEILIVCRSEEDAIKLENSGFTVKNKIKNEITIKIENNSITSSLKTILNNFDIEDLFINEPPIDEVIGKVLIKKDYAI
- a CDS encoding ABC transporter permease, coding for MLSNLIKRKMFTLLKVQYSNMLEYRVEIALWAISGIIPFFMLNIWTNNNLNESINISDVLLSRYFLCAFFVRQFSVVWVVFSFEEDSLLGKVSPYLIQPLNPFFRYLAQHLAEQITRFPFALIIAFFFFIFNPESIWIPNLGILLLSIVSTFLSFLIQFLIQSIVACLCFWTEKASSIERLLFIPTLFLSGLLAPVVSFPTYVKSWIYLTPFPYLIDFPANLLSGNETNISGGLSMQILWIFLLFPLFKKIWFEGTKKYTAMGS
- the petP gene encoding cytochrome b6-f complex subunit PetP — encoded protein: MSILDKVKIGNSVQVNLQLSKDRLTKETIDAINVSSLGKISDFRITDGKGIGVVLQLSNGKEQWFFEDEIDLLDENGNVIKKNNYKKVNSNFIYDFLRGLNYENKNKVSDLLNPINFFIWLVVSFKDIF
- a CDS encoding ABC transporter permease translates to MNLRKYLKVYKKFLHTSLASELEYKTNILIDLFTAILSLVGSIFLLSIFFQNSGYIGGWKFEQVLIIQAIYTILNGITNTWFNPNLTEIVKHIREGTLDFVLLKPIDSQFFISLKKINPSGFLEIMLGFFLLLFCIRINQINLSLSFLTLSLITISCSVCILYSIWFFISTTTIWFVKTWNAIEVLRSFLYIGRFPLNSFSFSLRVFFSIFIPIAFITTIPSEVFLGLSQSWKILLEVIVASVFLITSRKFWLFALKFYSSASS